The proteins below are encoded in one region of Neisseriales bacterium:
- a CDS encoding phospho-N-acetylmuramoyl-pentapeptide-transferase → MFLWLANLWGGQIRGLGVLNYTTLRAVMACLTALFISLLLGTHVIGKLTLFKVGQVVRTDGPQSHLVKTGTPTMGGALILLCIVVSTLLWADLGNHYIALLLAILFGMGTLGFYDDWHKIKHNHTSGLSFYAKMFWQSVLAIVAAIFLFYTAKLPASYEFIVPFFKHINYPLGACGFFLLTYLVIVGTSNAVNLTDGLDGLATLPVVLVSAGFAIFAYVAGHTVFAQYLQLPFVPGAHEVVIFCAAICGACLGFLWFNAYPAQVFMGDTGALPLGAALGVVAVIVRQEIVLLIMGGLFVIEAVSVVLQVTAFKLTGRRIFKMAPLHHHYELKGWTETQIVVRFWIITMILVLIGLTTLKLR, encoded by the coding sequence ATGTTTTTATGGTTAGCGAATTTATGGGGTGGGCAAATACGCGGTCTTGGTGTACTAAACTATACGACATTGCGGGCAGTTATGGCTTGCTTAACGGCTCTTTTTATCTCGCTATTATTGGGAACGCATGTCATTGGTAAGCTGACCCTATTTAAGGTCGGTCAAGTTGTTCGTACAGATGGCCCACAATCGCATCTTGTCAAGACGGGCACACCAACCATGGGCGGTGCTTTGATTTTGTTATGCATTGTGGTAAGCACTTTGCTATGGGCTGACTTAGGGAATCATTATATTGCTTTATTGCTTGCTATACTCTTTGGTATGGGTACATTAGGTTTTTACGATGATTGGCACAAAATTAAGCATAACCATACCAGTGGACTATCATTTTATGCCAAAATGTTTTGGCAATCTGTTTTGGCTATTGTCGCTGCTATATTTCTTTTTTATACCGCAAAATTACCTGCCTCCTACGAATTTATTGTGCCTTTTTTCAAGCATATTAACTATCCTTTGGGTGCCTGTGGTTTTTTTTTATTAACCTATTTAGTGATTGTTGGTACATCAAATGCTGTTAATCTGACCGATGGATTAGACGGATTAGCAACACTACCTGTCGTCTTAGTTTCGGCTGGTTTTGCAATATTTGCTTATGTTGCAGGGCATACTGTTTTTGCTCAGTATCTACAATTGCCCTTCGTGCCCGGCGCACATGAAGTGGTAATTTTTTGTGCAGCGATCTGTGGTGCTTGTTTGGGATTTTTATGGTTTAACGCTTATCCGGCTCAAGTTTTTATGGGCGATACTGGCGCATTGCCACTTGGTGCTGCACTAGGCGTAGTAGCTGTGATCGTGCGTCAGGAAATTGTGCTATTGATTATGGGTGGATTATTTGTAATAGAAGCGGTTTCTGTTGTTTTACAAGTAACCGCTTTTAAATTGACGGGTCGCCGTATCTTTAAAATGGCACCCTTACACCATCACTATGAGTTAAAGGGATGGACAGAAACACAAATTGTAGTCCGTTTTTGGATTATCACCATGATTTTGGTGCTAATCGGTTTAACAACATTAAAACTGCGATAA
- the rsmH gene encoding 16S rRNA (cytosine(1402)-N(4))-methyltransferase RsmH translates to MNDQALHHQSVLCSESANALITKKAGVYLDNTFGYGGHSQSILDRLSASGRLIALDKDPYAVAIGSALSKEDGRFDMVHSDFVHVELVLDRMGIDQIDGALYDLGMSSMQLDDAKRGFSFRFDAPLDMRMDTSSGMTAAEWLSNATQSDIEQVIRTYGEERFAKSIAGAIVKQRAVSPIATTGQLATLVAKQIKHYEAGQHPATRTFQALRIYINDELNSLATVLPKIVRRLKCGGKLVVISFHSLEDRIVKRFMRCYSRADHLPRWVKVRSHELAQPLLDCVDRVKHASKEEVQQNPRARSAVLRVARRSHALLRE, encoded by the coding sequence ATGAATGATCAGGCATTACACCATCAAAGTGTGTTGTGTAGCGAATCGGCTAACGCATTGATTACCAAAAAAGCAGGTGTGTATTTAGATAACACTTTTGGATATGGTGGGCATAGTCAATCCATATTAGACAGATTGAGTGCATCGGGACGTCTTATTGCGTTAGATAAAGATCCGTATGCGGTTGCTATTGGATCTGCACTGTCTAAGGAAGATGGACGATTTGATATGGTACATAGTGATTTTGTGCATGTTGAGTTGGTATTAGATCGTATGGGTATAGACCAAATTGATGGTGCGCTTTATGACTTAGGAATGTCTTCAATGCAATTAGATGATGCAAAGCGTGGATTTAGTTTTCGTTTTGATGCACCGCTTGATATGCGTATGGATACGAGTAGTGGCATGACGGCAGCCGAATGGTTATCAAACGCCACGCAATCAGATATTGAGCAGGTGATTCGTACTTATGGAGAAGAGCGATTTGCAAAATCTATTGCTGGTGCGATTGTCAAACAGCGTGCTGTGTCCCCTATCGCTACAACGGGTCAGTTAGCAACATTGGTTGCGAAGCAAATTAAACATTATGAAGCAGGACAGCATCCTGCAACAAGGACATTTCAAGCATTAAGAATTTACATCAATGATGAGCTAAATTCTCTAGCGACCGTATTGCCGAAAATAGTGCGGCGATTAAAGTGTGGTGGAAAACTCGTAGTGATTAGCTTTCATTCGCTCGAAGATCGCATCGTTAAGCGATTCATGCGTTGTTATAGCCGGGCTGATCATTTACCCCGTTGGGTCAAAGTAAGGAGTCATGAATTAGCCCAACCATTATTGGACTGCGTTGATCGTGTCAAGCATGCAAGCAAAGAAGAAGTACAGCAGAACCCGCGGGCGCGTTCTGCTGTACTTCGTGTTGCAAGGCGTAGCCACGCTTTGTTAAGAGAGTAG
- a CDS encoding penicillin-binding protein 2 — protein MSSYTYTNFRYSGKQPAPLDKQSKRSRIVLFIFIALFLVLLVRAFYILLCNGHFLQNQGEARFCRELTLHATRGVITDRNGALLAVSARVESIWASPSSMEKVSHQQLKRLAHLLNILPSTIQAKLADKKREFVYIKRHIAPELANRVMQLGIPGIASQVEYRRFYPTGELFAHAVGFTGVDKIGQEGLELAYNDKLAGQNGKRVVLKDRLGHIVDDLTDVTLPKNGQKLILSMDQKLQYLAYRELRRGVVENKAKSGSVVVLDAQTGEILAMANYPSYNPNNRQTTRSLQWRNSAITDLTEPGSTIKPILVSKAIDSGKVTPHTVLNTNSYTINGAVVRDVKTHRSLDVANIVQKSSNVGVSKLALMFSSREMWHFYHTVGFGRSLDSGFPGESAGRLRNPVNWRPIEQATMSFGYGVAASLLQMARAYTIFTTSGKLMPVSFAKVSMPAEGEQVIANSTARQMRQMLTIVGQPSIQISGYHVAGKSGTVRKLENGVYQPNKHASLFIGFAPALSKPRFIVAVMIDEPHAGFYYGTTVAGPIFSRIMNGCLRSFDVAPDMSINNLLTVAD, from the coding sequence ATGAGTAGCTATACTTACACAAACTTTCGCTATAGCGGCAAACAGCCTGCACCATTAGATAAACAGTCTAAACGGTCTCGTATTGTTCTCTTTATCTTTATCGCATTGTTTTTAGTGTTATTGGTTCGCGCTTTTTACATTTTGTTGTGCAATGGGCATTTCTTACAAAATCAGGGGGAGGCACGTTTTTGTCGTGAGCTGACTTTACATGCAACGCGTGGTGTTATTACAGACCGAAATGGTGCCTTGTTAGCAGTGAGTGCACGTGTGGAATCAATTTGGGCTAGCCCGTCAAGCATGGAAAAAGTGTCACATCAACAATTAAAGCGATTAGCGCATTTACTTAACATCTTGCCGAGCACTATTCAGGCAAAATTGGCTGATAAAAAGCGAGAATTTGTTTACATCAAACGTCACATTGCACCAGAACTTGCTAACCGAGTGATGCAATTGGGTATTCCAGGTATTGCCAGTCAAGTTGAGTATCGGCGTTTTTACCCAACCGGCGAATTATTCGCACATGCAGTCGGTTTTACAGGAGTGGATAAAATAGGTCAAGAAGGTCTAGAGTTGGCATACAACGATAAGCTAGCCGGGCAAAATGGTAAAAGGGTTGTGCTTAAAGATCGACTAGGTCATATTGTTGATGATTTGACCGATGTGACATTACCAAAAAATGGGCAAAAACTTATCTTGTCCATGGATCAGAAACTCCAGTATTTAGCTTATCGTGAGCTTAGGCGTGGCGTAGTAGAAAACAAGGCCAAATCTGGTAGTGTCGTTGTGCTGGATGCTCAAACAGGCGAAATTTTAGCCATGGCAAATTATCCCTCTTATAACCCTAATAATCGCCAAACTACGCGTTCACTACAATGGCGCAATAGTGCAATTACTGATCTTACAGAACCAGGCTCAACCATTAAGCCAATCTTGGTTTCAAAGGCTATTGATAGCGGAAAAGTAACGCCACATACTGTACTGAATACCAATAGCTACACTATTAATGGCGCTGTGGTGCGGGATGTTAAAACCCATCGCAGCTTGGATGTGGCTAACATTGTACAAAAATCCTCTAATGTTGGTGTTTCCAAACTTGCACTCATGTTTAGTTCACGTGAGATGTGGCATTTTTATCATACCGTCGGTTTTGGTCGTTCATTGGATTCAGGTTTTCCAGGGGAAAGCGCAGGCAGGCTACGCAACCCAGTTAATTGGCGACCTATAGAACAAGCAACGATGTCTTTTGGGTATGGTGTCGCGGCCAGTTTATTACAAATGGCCAGAGCCTATACCATTTTTACAACTAGCGGTAAGTTAATGCCCGTTTCTTTTGCTAAGGTATCGATGCCAGCTGAGGGAGAGCAAGTCATTGCTAATAGTACAGCCAGACAAATGCGACAAATGCTGACCATTGTTGGGCAGCCTAGTATACAAATATCGGGTTACCACGTAGCCGGAAAATCGGGTACGGTACGTAAGCTTGAAAACGGTGTCTATCAACCCAACAAACATGCTAGTTTATTTATCGGTTTTGCGCCCGCTTTATCAAAACCGCGTTTTATTGTCGCGGTCATGATTGATGAGCCACATGCTGGATTTTATTACGGCACAACAGTGGCAGGTCCTATTTTTTCGCGCATTATGAATGGCTGTTTGCGTAGTTTTGACGTAGCGCCTGATATGTCTATAAATAATCTACTGACTGTTGCTGACTAG
- the murD gene encoding UDP-N-acetylmuramoyl-L-alanine--D-glutamate ligase — MLAGKKFIVLGLGDTGLASAFYLVQHGAEVVAFDHQKIPAKGELFAQLLPNVPLYTERLADRYWQQADYVLVSPGVPLANPDIMAFRQKGGSILGDIELFARLFSHHVSGKVIAITGSNGKSTVTEWVGHLCRICQCDTVVAGNIGLPILKALWDKELQGRMPAYWVLELSSFQLDVTQSLNADAAVVLNIAEDHLDRYPDLLHYAASKAHIFNGQGVQVINADDPLCLAMQRKGRVIRQFSLRQNADYHVSAGDVLIADGISLLSTQALLMLGKHNAANALAALALCEALRLPRAPLLTGLKTFRGLPHRIERVDQINGITYIDDSKGTNVAATEAALLSMPKKVVLIAGGAGKMQDFSLLNNALQKVGRAVVLIGEDAQKIHEAIAGLRLPIQHCQTLEEATWVATNLAKAGDTVLLSPACASFDMFNNYAHRAQVFRDAVSSLKPICTTC; from the coding sequence ATGCTTGCTGGAAAAAAATTTATTGTACTGGGTTTAGGAGATACAGGCTTAGCAAGTGCTTTTTACCTCGTACAACATGGTGCAGAGGTCGTAGCGTTTGATCACCAAAAAATACCAGCAAAAGGCGAGTTATTTGCCCAGTTATTACCCAACGTACCACTTTACACAGAACGCTTAGCAGATCGTTACTGGCAACAAGCCGATTATGTGCTTGTTAGTCCAGGGGTGCCGCTTGCTAACCCAGATATCATGGCTTTTCGCCAAAAAGGTGGTAGCATTCTTGGCGATATTGAATTATTTGCACGGCTTTTTTCGCATCATGTTTCGGGAAAAGTAATTGCAATTACAGGTTCAAACGGTAAAAGTACGGTTACAGAATGGGTGGGTCATCTCTGTCGGATTTGCCAGTGTGATACAGTCGTTGCAGGCAATATTGGGTTGCCGATATTGAAGGCATTGTGGGATAAAGAACTGCAAGGCAGAATGCCAGCATATTGGGTATTGGAACTATCAAGTTTTCAGTTGGATGTCACACAGTCCTTAAACGCTGATGCAGCAGTTGTGTTGAATATTGCTGAAGATCACCTTGATCGATATCCTGACTTATTACATTATGCGGCAAGTAAAGCACATATCTTTAATGGACAAGGCGTACAGGTAATTAATGCCGATGACCCATTATGTCTTGCGATGCAAAGAAAAGGGCGGGTTATCCGTCAATTTTCTCTGCGGCAAAACGCGGACTATCATGTATCAGCAGGGGATGTGCTCATAGCAGATGGCATATCTCTATTATCAACGCAAGCACTGCTAATGCTGGGTAAACATAACGCGGCTAATGCTTTGGCTGCTTTAGCGTTGTGTGAGGCACTACGCTTGCCTCGTGCGCCATTACTTACTGGTCTCAAAACTTTTCGCGGTTTGCCACATCGCATTGAACGGGTTGATCAAATCAATGGGATAACTTACATTGATGACTCAAAAGGTACCAACGTTGCTGCTACCGAAGCGGCACTATTGAGTATGCCAAAAAAGGTGGTGCTGATCGCAGGAGGAGCAGGCAAAATGCAGGACTTTTCCCTACTCAACAACGCATTGCAAAAGGTCGGCAGAGCGGTTGTATTAATTGGAGAAGATGCGCAGAAGATTCATGAAGCCATTGCAGGGCTTCGCTTACCTATTCAACATTGCCAAACATTGGAAGAAGCAACATGGGTAGCTACCAACTTAGCCAAAGCGGGTGATACGGTTCTTCTTTCTCCTGCTTGTGCTAGTTTTGATATGTTTAATAACTATGCCCATCGTGCACAAGTCTTCCGTGATGCGGTGTCATCCCTGAAACCGATATGTACAACCTGCTAA
- the mraZ gene encoding division/cell wall cluster transcriptional repressor MraZ, translating to MFGGVNILNLDNKGRLAIPAKHREVLLTNFSPTLVVTLEAKNHLLIYPESQWRLVEQKLIALPVGNPMLKAYQRLMLGHAETLEMDGFGRILIPTCLRELVFLNKEVGLVGMGNRFELWNAQDWKAETEAALILDRKVLNMALDEFSL from the coding sequence ATGTTTGGCGGTGTAAATATTCTCAATTTGGATAATAAAGGGCGCTTAGCGATCCCCGCTAAACATCGAGAAGTGTTATTGACAAATTTTAGCCCAACGTTAGTGGTTACCCTAGAAGCAAAAAACCATCTTTTGATTTACCCAGAATCACAATGGCGACTTGTTGAGCAAAAACTCATTGCGTTACCCGTCGGCAACCCTATGCTTAAAGCTTATCAGCGTTTAATGCTTGGGCATGCTGAAACCTTGGAAATGGATGGTTTTGGACGTATTTTGATTCCTACTTGTTTACGGGAATTGGTTTTTTTAAACAAAGAAGTGGGACTTGTTGGAATGGGTAACCGTTTTGAGTTATGGAACGCACAAGACTGGAAAGCGGAGACGGAAGCGGCTTTGATTCTAGACAGAAAAGTTTTAAACATGGCACTGGATGAGTTTTCATTATGA
- the ftsL gene encoding cell division protein FtsL, with product MKKLNGVLLIAIVGFALWVVTTQHKARSIYSQLDRIQNQIEQLNAEYEQLQLEQSTWGAHNLVDKAATTRLGMHIPSKEETVVINANKSLINE from the coding sequence TTGAAGAAATTGAATGGTGTTTTATTAATTGCTATCGTTGGTTTTGCACTTTGGGTAGTGACTACACAGCATAAAGCGCGTTCCATTTATAGCCAATTAGATAGGATACAAAACCAAATAGAACAACTCAATGCAGAGTATGAACAACTGCAGCTGGAACAAAGTACTTGGGGAGCACATAACTTAGTGGATAAAGCAGCAACCACACGTTTAGGTATGCACATACCAAGCAAAGAAGAAACGGTTGTTATTAATGCTAATAAAAGCTTGATCAATGAGTAG
- the ftsW gene encoding putative lipid II flippase FtsW, whose product MYNLLKKIWTKPPLVHTKKYDEALTFVVLGLLLFSLTMVYSASIAVAEHFSHTGNPYYYLYYHAVSIVIAMTIGWIAFCVPLRIWEQYATPIFGVALLLLVLVLVPGIGHTVNGSRRWITLLWFHIQPSELMKFACVLYTASYLIRKQTVLDNIQRGFLPAIAPMLLIGVLLLLEPDFGALVVIIVIIFCLLFLGGVNGWVFSGSILLALVTLILLILIEPYRMRRVLGFIAPFDDPYDKGYQLTNSLIAFGLGKWSGMGLGGGIQKLAYLPEPHTDFIMAVIAEEFGVIGVCLLITTYAWIVWRTFRIGEQARKLERYYGALVAKGIGIWIGLQAFLNMGVSMGILPTKGMTMPLMSFGGSALVANLVALCIVLRVDWENKRIMHGYYKVSS is encoded by the coding sequence ATGTACAACCTGCTAAAAAAAATATGGACAAAACCACCACTTGTCCACACTAAAAAATATGATGAAGCCCTGACTTTTGTTGTGCTTGGTCTTTTGTTATTTAGCCTAACGATGGTGTATTCTGCCTCAATTGCTGTTGCTGAACATTTTTCTCATACTGGTAATCCTTACTACTACCTATATTACCATGCCGTGTCCATTGTCATAGCAATGACCATCGGTTGGATTGCGTTTTGCGTACCATTACGGATTTGGGAACAATACGCAACGCCTATTTTTGGCGTTGCGTTGTTATTGCTTGTATTGGTTTTGGTGCCAGGTATCGGGCACACAGTCAATGGTTCACGTCGTTGGATAACATTATTGTGGTTTCACATTCAGCCTTCTGAATTGATGAAATTTGCTTGTGTTCTTTATACAGCAAGTTATTTGATACGAAAACAAACGGTATTGGATAATATCCAAAGAGGGTTTTTGCCAGCCATTGCGCCGATGTTGCTTATTGGGGTATTACTCTTACTCGAACCTGATTTTGGTGCATTGGTTGTTATTATAGTCATCATCTTTTGTTTACTATTTTTAGGCGGTGTAAATGGTTGGGTATTTAGTGGTTCAATACTGTTGGCACTCGTGACATTAATTTTGCTTATCCTGATTGAACCTTATCGGATGCGTCGGGTATTAGGATTTATTGCGCCTTTTGATGACCCTTATGATAAGGGTTATCAGTTAACCAACTCGCTTATTGCCTTTGGATTAGGCAAGTGGTCTGGCATGGGATTAGGTGGTGGGATACAAAAATTAGCGTATTTACCTGAACCACATACGGATTTTATTATGGCTGTCATTGCTGAAGAATTTGGTGTGATTGGGGTTTGCTTGCTGATTACAACTTATGCATGGATTGTATGGCGCACTTTTCGTATTGGAGAACAAGCCAGAAAGCTAGAGCGTTATTATGGTGCTTTGGTTGCTAAGGGCATTGGTATTTGGATTGGGTTACAAGCGTTTCTTAATATGGGCGTTAGCATGGGAATTTTGCCAACAAAAGGTATGACGATGCCATTGATGTCATTTGGTGGATCAGCTCTCGTTGCTAATTTAGTGGCGCTTTGTATAGTATTGAGGGTGGATTGGGAAAATAAACGCATTATGCATGGATACTACAAGGTTTCATCATGA
- a CDS encoding UDP-N-acetylmuramoyl-tripeptide--D-alanyl-D-alanine ligase → MMTMGWIARLIAHDQVSSHIAWDQPVRKIVTDTRILQTGDFFVALKGQHVDGHDFVRQAFKQGAIGAMVNQGYSCFDKFVLPVADTYHELGRMAQQWRKLHAIPVVGITGSNGKTTVKNMLASILSVQSSADAVWATPGNFNNHVGLPLTLLGLTSFHQYAVIEMGMSHAGEIAYLAQLTHPTIAMVLNARHAHMSGGFSSLRDIATAKAEIFENLDSSGIAIMPADDPYTTLFDHKAQGHTCYHFGLHQGDVYADHIKLNGLSSTFSLVTPQGISSVTLRMPGAHNIYNALAAATAAFVMQVPLLTITQGLSLFLGTPGRLNSMQMASGLWIDDTYNANPDSMKAAIDVLASNGCTPRILVMGDMAELGEKAEQQHEDIGYYAKAKGIDYLLTLGTLSQSAAKAFGKNALCFETIKALCQGLEVLINQQSTVLVKGSRAMKMERVVQYFSQRTIH, encoded by the coding sequence ATGATGACGATGGGATGGATTGCGCGTTTGATTGCACATGATCAAGTCAGTAGTCACATTGCTTGGGATCAGCCTGTCAGAAAAATTGTTACGGATACACGTATATTGCAAACAGGGGATTTTTTCGTCGCGCTAAAAGGACAGCATGTTGATGGCCATGATTTTGTTCGACAAGCCTTCAAACAAGGTGCAATCGGTGCGATGGTTAATCAAGGCTACTCTTGCTTTGATAAGTTTGTATTACCAGTGGCTGACACTTACCATGAATTGGGTCGTATGGCTCAACAATGGCGAAAATTACATGCAATACCTGTTGTAGGTATTACCGGGTCTAACGGGAAAACTACAGTTAAAAATATGTTAGCGTCAATTTTAAGTGTGCAAAGTAGCGCCGATGCAGTATGGGCAACGCCAGGCAATTTTAACAACCATGTTGGGTTGCCACTTACCTTGTTGGGTTTGACGTCATTTCATCAATATGCGGTGATTGAAATGGGCATGAGTCATGCGGGGGAAATTGCTTATTTAGCACAATTGACTCATCCTACAATTGCCATGGTTTTAAATGCCCGACATGCGCACATGAGCGGTGGTTTTTCAAGTCTACGAGATATTGCAACAGCAAAAGCTGAAATATTTGAAAACCTAGATAGCTCTGGTATTGCGATTATGCCTGCTGACGACCCCTATACCACTTTGTTTGATCACAAAGCACAAGGGCACACTTGCTACCATTTTGGGTTACATCAGGGTGATGTATATGCTGACCATATCAAATTAAATGGGCTAAGCAGCACCTTTAGCCTAGTTACGCCACAAGGCATATCATCAGTAACGCTTCGTATGCCAGGCGCACATAATATTTATAATGCATTAGCTGCGGCAACTGCAGCGTTCGTAATGCAGGTTCCTTTGTTGACCATTACACAAGGATTATCATTATTTTTAGGTACGCCAGGACGCTTGAATAGTATGCAGATGGCCAGTGGATTGTGGATTGATGACACCTATAATGCTAACCCGGATTCGATGAAAGCAGCAATTGATGTATTAGCATCAAACGGATGCACACCGCGTATTTTGGTCATGGGTGATATGGCTGAATTAGGCGAAAAAGCTGAACAACAACACGAAGATATTGGATATTATGCCAAAGCAAAAGGGATCGATTACCTACTGACACTGGGTACTTTATCACAAAGCGCTGCCAAAGCATTTGGCAAAAATGCGCTTTGCTTTGAGACAATTAAAGCCTTATGTCAGGGTTTAGAAGTATTGATTAATCAACAAAGTACGGTTTTAGTCAAGGGTTCGCGTGCCATGAAAATGGAACGTGTCGTGCAATATTTTTCCCAACGAACGATACACTAG
- a CDS encoding UDP-N-acetylmuramoyl-L-alanyl-D-glutamate--2,6-diaminopimelate ligase translates to MKSRLQPLPICDLTRYRPFYHKVNHVTADSRLVKQGDLFLAYQGHHTDGRHYIAEAVRQGASVVFWEDDAGFCWNSNWLVDHLPVKQLAQQAGMIVADILHYPSQAMRIIGVTGTNGKTSITHWLAQAYGILEKKAALIGTVGNGFLSQLSNTTYTTPDAITMQQLLAHFAHQSAKVVAIEVSSHALDQGRVNGVPFETAIFTNLTRDHLDYHQTMQAYGYTKSLLFYWESLRYAIINVADQFGYQLAAQLKQQAVQLLTYGLEQGDIHLTACHVSKGGMVLDIHTPWGDIQLANSLIGRFNISNILACLAALCVDDVPLSQARDVLSLMEPVCGRMQRLGGGNKPLVVIDYAHTPDALQAALKSLSELRTEQGKLYCVFGCGGDRDHGKRPMMGHVVEKNADVSVVTSDNPRTEVSEHIVQDIVSGMHHVSHIEVDRALAIEWAIRHATAKDIVLIAGKGHEQHQDIGGHKLPFSDFNIAEQLLYQGTQS, encoded by the coding sequence GTGAAAAGTCGCTTACAACCGCTACCGATATGCGACTTGACCCGTTACCGACCTTTTTACCATAAAGTTAATCATGTAACGGCAGATAGCCGATTGGTCAAGCAGGGTGATCTTTTTTTGGCCTATCAAGGTCATCATACTGACGGTAGACATTACATTGCCGAAGCGGTTCGACAAGGTGCATCGGTTGTCTTTTGGGAAGATGATGCTGGTTTTTGTTGGAACTCCAATTGGTTAGTTGATCACTTGCCTGTTAAGCAGCTTGCTCAACAAGCTGGCATGATTGTTGCAGATATATTGCATTATCCTAGCCAAGCCATGCGGATCATCGGCGTAACAGGCACAAATGGCAAAACTTCCATTACACATTGGTTAGCACAAGCCTATGGTATCTTGGAAAAGAAAGCAGCGCTTATCGGTACAGTAGGTAATGGTTTTTTAAGCCAATTGTCCAACACCACGTATACGACGCCGGACGCAATTACCATGCAGCAATTATTAGCACATTTTGCACATCAATCAGCAAAAGTTGTAGCAATAGAAGTTTCTTCTCATGCTCTAGATCAAGGGCGCGTGAATGGTGTGCCATTTGAAACAGCGATTTTTACAAATTTGACAAGGGATCATCTTGATTACCATCAAACTATGCAAGCTTATGGTTACACAAAAAGCCTGCTATTTTATTGGGAAAGCTTGCGTTATGCCATTATTAATGTAGCAGACCAGTTTGGTTATCAATTAGCTGCACAACTTAAGCAACAAGCTGTGCAATTATTAACATATGGTCTGGAACAAGGTGATATTCATCTGACTGCTTGCCACGTCTCTAAAGGGGGAATGGTACTTGATATTCATACACCATGGGGTGATATTCAACTTGCTAATTCCTTGATTGGGCGCTTTAACATTTCCAATATACTCGCTTGTCTTGCTGCATTGTGTGTGGATGATGTGCCATTATCTCAAGCGCGTGATGTGCTCAGCCTTATGGAGCCAGTCTGTGGTCGTATGCAGCGATTGGGTGGAGGAAATAAACCACTCGTGGTGATTGATTACGCACACACACCCGATGCATTACAAGCAGCCCTCAAATCATTATCTGAATTACGGACAGAACAGGGCAAGCTGTACTGTGTCTTTGGCTGTGGTGGGGATCGAGACCATGGCAAACGACCCATGATGGGTCACGTTGTTGAAAAAAATGCTGATGTTTCTGTTGTAACAAGTGATAACCCACGCACTGAAGTATCAGAACATATTGTGCAAGATATTGTATCGGGTATGCATCATGTGTCGCATATTGAAGTTGACCGTGCCTTGGCAATTGAGTGGGCGATTCGTCATGCAACAGCAAAGGATATTGTGCTGATTGCCGGAAAAGGTCATGAACAGCACCAAGATATCGGTGGCCATAAACTGCCTTTTTCCGATTTTAACATTGCTGAACAATTATTGTATCAGGGAACGCAGTCATGA